One Pyrus communis chromosome 4, drPyrComm1.1, whole genome shotgun sequence genomic region harbors:
- the LOC137732332 gene encoding beta-glucosidase 40-like translates to MGSARGGVALVVTAFLLAVGFPTCLSASDINRGSFPKYFVFGTASSAFQYEGAVKEDGRGPSIWDTFSHTFGKIADFSNADVALDQYHRYKEDVQLMKDMGLDAYRFSISWTRIFPDGTGQINQAGVDYYNRLIDALLAKGIEPYVTLYHWDLPQALEDRYNGWLNPQIIKDFATYADTCFQNFGDRVKHWITFNEPHTFSVHGYASGLQAPGRCSILRPLLCRSGNSATEPYIVAHNVILSHGTVADIYKRKYKSKQQGSVGASFDVIWYEPETNSTEDVIATSVAQEFQLGWFLDPFIFGDYPSSMRSRVGSRLPTFSKSESTLIKGSLDFVGINHYTTFYGKNDTRDLIGGLLNGSLSDSGAITLPFKNGKPIGDRANSIWLYIVPEGMRKLMNYIKQKYGNPPVIITENGMDDPNSLFISLKDALKDTKRIKYHHDYLANLLASIKQDGCNVKGYFAWSLLDNWEWTAGFTSRFGLYFVDYKDKLKRYPKDSVQWFTNFLNSTQTRL, encoded by the exons TACGAAGGTGCGGTTAAAGAGGATGGAAGAGGGCCTTCGATCTGGGACACCTTTTCACATACTTTTG GTAAGATAGCTGATTTCAGCAATGCAGATGTTGCTTTGGATCAGTATCACCGTTATAAG GAAGATGTGCAACTTATGAAGGACATGGGACTGGATGCTTACAGATTTTCGATATCCTGGACTCGGATTTTTCCCG ATGGAACCGGGCAAATTAATCAGGCGGGTGTTGATTATTACAATCGTCTCATCGATGCATTACTAGCCAAAG GAATTGAACCATATGTGACCCTCTATCACTGGGACCTCCCTCAAGCCTTGGAAGACAGATACAACGGGTGGCTCAACCCTCAAATCAT AAAGGACTTTGCAACGTACGCGGACACATGCTTTCAAAATTTTGGTGACAGGGTGAAACACTGGATCACATTCAACGAGCCACATACATTTTCTGTACATGGATATGCTTCGGGCCTCCAGGCACCTGGAAGGTGCTCTATCCTGCGTCCACTCTTATGCAGGTCCGGAAACTCTGCAACTGAGCCTTACATAGTTGCTCACAATGTCATCCTGTCTCATGGAACTGTGGCTGATATTTACAAGAGAAAGTATAAG TCAAAACAGCAGGGATCGGTTGGGGCATCATTTGATGTTATCTGGTACGAACCAGAAACAAACTCAACAGAAGACGTCATTGCAACTAGCGTAGCCCAAGAATTTCAGCTTGGCTG GTTTCTCGATCCATTTATTTTTGGGGATTATCCAAGCTCTATGAGAAGTAGGGTTGGGAGCCGGCTGCCAACCTTTTCCAAATCCGAGTCTACTCTAATTAAAGGGTCCTTGGATTTTGTGGGCATTAATCACTACACTACCTTCTATGGTAAAAACGATACCAGGGATTTAATCGGAGGTCTACTTAACGGCAGCCTTTCAGACTCTGGTGCCATTACCCTTC cattcAAAAACGGGAAACCTATTGGAGATAGG GCGAATTCTATATGGTTATACATAGTCCCAGAGGGGATGAGAAAATTAATGAACTACATTAAGCAAAAGTACGGCAATCCTCCAGTGATTATCACCGAAAATG GCATGGATGACCCGAATAGCCTGTTCATTTCCCTCAAGGACGCTTTAAAGGATACAAAAAGGATTAAATACCACCATGACTATCTTGCAAATTTGCTAGCTTCGATCAA GCAAGACGGCTGCAATGTGAAGGGCTATTTTGCTTGGTCTCTACTGGATAATTGGGAATGGACGGCTGGATTCACTTCTCGATTTGGTCTCTACTTTGTGGATTATAAGGACAAGCTCAAGAGATACCCGAAGGACTCCGTTCAATGGTTCACGAATTTCTTGAATTCTACTCAAACAAGGCTATGA
- the LOC137730914 gene encoding UDP-glucose 6-dehydrogenase 1 produces MVKICCIGAGYVGGPTMAVIALKCPDIEVAVVDISVSRINAWNSDTLPIYEPGLDDVVKQRRGKNLFFSTDVEKHVMEADIVFVSVNTPTKTQGLGAGKAADLTYWESAARMIADVSKSDKIVVEKSTVPVKTAEAIEKILTHNSKGINFQILSNPEFLAEGTAIEDLFSPDRVLIGGRETPAGQKAIQALKSVYAHWVPEERIICSNLWSAELSKLAANAFLAQRISSVNAISALCEATGANVQEVAHAVGKDTRIGPKFLNASVGFGGSCFQKDILNLVYICECNGLPEVANYWKQVIKINDYQKSRFVNRVVSSMFNTVSGKKIAILGFAFKKDTGDTRETPAIDVCKGLLGDKARLSIYDPQVSEDQIQRDLSMKKFDWDHPIHLQPQSPTTVKQVGVVWDAYAATKDAHGICILTEWDEFKSLDYQKIYDQMQKPAFVFDGRNVVDAEKLRQIGFIVYSIGKPLDEWLKDMPAVA; encoded by the coding sequence ATGGTGAAGATCTGCTGCATTGGAGCTGGATATGTTGGTGGGCCTACTATGGCTGTGATTGCCCTTAAGTGCCCAGATATTGAAGTAGCTGTTGTTGACATTTCTGTGTCTAGGATCAATGCCTGGAACAGTGATACGCTCCCCATATATGAGCCAGGCCTTGATGATGTGGTGAAGCAGCGCAGAGGAAAGAACCTCTTCTTCAGCACTGATGTTGAAAAACACGTTATGGAGGCAGACATTGTCTTTGTTTCCGTTAACACGCCCACCAAAACCCAGGGTCTTGGAGCTGGCAAAGCCGCTGATCTTACCTACTGGGAGAGTGCTGCTCGTATGATTGCAGATGTATCAAAGTCTGACAAAATTGTGGTTGAGAAGTCAACTGTCCCAGTCAAAACAGCTGAGGCCATTGAAAAGATTCTGACCCACAACAGCAAAGGCATCAACTTCCAAATTCTTTCAAATCCTGAGTTCCTTGCTGAGGGAACTGCAATCGAGGACCTTTTTAGCCCAGATCGTGTCCTCATTGGAGGTCGGGAAACCCCAGCAGGCCAAAAGGCAATCCAAGCACTCAAGTCAGTTTATGCCCATTGGGTCCCTGAAGAAAGAATCATCTGCTCTAATCTGTGGTCTGCTGAGCTTTCAAAGCTTGCTGCCAATGCCTTCTTGGCACAGAGGATATCTTCTGTTAATGCCATATCTGCACTCTGTGAGGCAACTGGTGCAAATGTCCAAGAAGTGGCGCATGCTGTTGGCAAGGACACAAGAATTGGGCCCAAGTTTTTAAATGCCAGTGTTGGTTTTGGTGGGTCTTGCTTCCAGAAGGATATTTTGAACTTGGTATATATCTGCGAGTGTAATGGCCTTCCTGAGGTTGCAAATTACTGGAAACAAGTCATTAAGATCAATGACTACCAGAAGTCTCGGTTTGTGAACCGTGTGGTTTCCTCAATGTTCAACACAGTCTCGGGTAAGAAGATAGCAATCCTGGGATTTGCCTTCAAGAAGGACACTGGCGACACTAGGGAGACACCTGCCATTGACGTGTGCAAAGGGCTGTTGGGTGACAAGGCCCGGCTGAGCATATATGACCCTCAGGTGAGTGAGGATCAGATCCAGAGGGATCTTTCTATGAAGAAGTTTGATTGGGACCATCCCATTCATCTTCAACCTCAGAGCCCCACTACTGTGAAGCAAGTTGGTGTAGTCTGGGATGCTTATGCGGCAACAAAGGATGCTCATGGAATCTGCATCCTGACCGAGTGGGACGAGTTCAAGAGTCTTGATTACCAGAAGATTTATGATCAGATGCAGAAGCCTGCATTTGTATTCGATGGAAGGAACGTGGTGGATGCTGAGAAGCTGAGGCAAATTGGGTTCATTGTTTACTCCATCGGAAAGCCCCTGGACGAGTGGCTCAAGGACATGCCCGCCGTGGCGTAA
- the LOC137731874 gene encoding uncharacterized protein, with amino-acid sequence MGFKRPFDDVEFQELPYKHSRQHEFGDRRSPFSDAVSCNGAPRKTCVSGENRNGDSKSQWLDVLEKYSVAEVSTSVNKGCASFSSVTRSFGEEDVRSGPDAYSSPTEDFKFDFPRRTCVPFKDAYSSLFDCSPRKQAPVGPDHQAIIPTWSGCMNLLDQKDEIKNDSEEKLLGTFVIPMPVSDLSALECDKVGLGRTDCSCLDAGSVRCVRKHVMEAREELRRTLGNEKFVKLGFCDMGEEVARRWSEEEEQTFLEVVYSNPASLGRKFWKQLSAVFPSRSKRELISYYFNVFMLRTRGAQNRSSILDIDSDDDEWHVNDGGSNDVRIAEDDEDSVIESPYYQGDHLDHEEDYSEADSSDDDGSDGDGDVGHVGGDSSEEDGGIDHVAQSYMLNSVNEGKFDTVGNWEKNSACTGEEFDFQDDSCVSFEFQSYMHDSHSKCLDSQPDASGVVAGHAYLLEPCNAKVWDARFTVDTMKGDDLLPTWSMIEDIFDQGMEDYRMTDERKAPAGG; translated from the exons ATGGGATTCAAAAGACCCTTTGATGATGTCGAGTTCCAGGAGCTTCCTTATAAGCACTCAAGACAGCATGAATTCGGTGATAGGCGCTCACCATTTTCTGATGCTGTTTCTTGTAATGGTGCTCCCCGAAAAACTTGTGTTTCAG GGGAGAATCGGAATGGTGATTCTAAATCTCAGTGGCTTGACGTTCTTGAAAAATATAGTGTTGCTGAAGTTTCAACATCTGTCAACAAGGGTTGTGCTTCCTTCTCATCGGTAACTAGGAGTTTTGGTGAAGAAGATGTGCGCTCTGGACCAGATGCTTATTCAAGTCCTACTGAGGATTTCAAATTTGACTTCCCAAGGAGAACATGTGTTCCTTTCAAGGATGCTTATTCTTCTTTGTTTGACTGCTCTCCAAGAAAACAAGCTCCTGTTGGACCAGATCATCAGGCCATTATCCCCACTTGGAGTGGATGCATGAATTTGTTGGATCAGAAAGATGAGATTAAAAATGACAGTGAGGAAAAGCTTTTAGGAACATTTGTCATTCCAATGCCTGTTTCAGACCTATCAGCACTTGAGTGTGATAAGGTTGGACTTGGTCGAACAGATTGTAGCTGCCTGGATGCAGGTTCAGTCAGGTGTGTGCGAAAGCATGTCATGGAAGCACGGGAAGAACTTAGAAGAACCCTTGGAAACGAAAAGTTTGTGAAGTTGGGGTTTTGTGACATGGGGGAGGAAGTGGCACGACGATGgagtgaagaagaagagcaGACCTTTCTTGAGGTTGTTTACTCCAATCCTGCATCATTGGGGAGGAAGTTTTGGAAGCAGTTGTCTGCAGTGTTCCCTTCTCGAAGTAAAAGGGAACTGATCAGCTATTATTTTAATGTGTTCATGCTTCGCACGCGGGGTGCTCAGAACAGGTCTAGTATACTAGACATAGATAGTGATGATGATGAGTGGCATGTAAACGATGGGGGTTCCAATGACGTGAGAATTGCTGAAGATGATGAAGACTCTGTTATTGAGTCTCCTTATTATCAAGGTGATCATTTGGACCATGAAGAGGATTACTCAGAAGCAGATAGTAGTGATGATGATGGCAGTGACGGTGATGGTGATGTGGGGCATGTTGGAGGAGATTCTAGCGAAGAAGATGGCGGGATAGATCATGTAGCACAATCATACATGCTGAACTCAGTTAACGAAGGAAAGTTTGATACAGTTGGGAATTGGGAAAAGAATTCAGCGTGTACCGGAGAGGAATTTGATTTCCAAGATGACTCGTGCGTATCTTTCGAATTTCAGTCCTATATGCATGACTCTCACAGCAAATGCTTGGATAGCCAACCGGATGCATCCGGTGTTGTAGCTGGTCATGCATATTTATTGGAGCCTTGCAATGCTAAAGTTTGGGACGCCAGATTCACGGTGGACACCATGAAAGGCGATGATCTACTGCCGACGTGGAGTATGATTGAAGACATATTCGATCAAGGCATGGAGGATTACAGGATGACGGATGAGCGCAAGGCTCCAGCTGGTGGCTAG
- the LOC137731320 gene encoding uncharacterized protein yields MEKEDQNNQNQKKKFVCKFCSKRFPCGKSLGGHIRTHLKILNKKPAIQKEEEEEDDEIIANAASRIVKFSPLDGGHSGYSLRENPKKTWRFSDAGPSFQLQQEKACKVCGKGFQSLKALCGHMACHSEKEKLMNKLEEISEFDEKQKLLDVMDSQSDTEASALPRQRRISKRLKQQNLDVYSSVANGGSSSGGSGIEQEQQEVAICLMMLSRDSGSKGGLNSFAESSDNNSVVLEAKSSSIDVRISTKKGMNRAYKVSDVIGMERAREKKFNCEEMDVSDNSDSGYFRHERPKKVDSEVSEDGFFRNGEFHKGRAEFGSRIEGYESYDVKLRKGFRVESELGKDVSNAEDRNPDEVHGDRRTLKYALRNTTKNGTFHRPIADDSSNVEPCRITRKSGKYKCLTCNKTFHSHRALGTHRASHTKTTAYSESLYESGENSMDTDPSPIPTPESSKLAEQHCSGKKPMYDQDFSGSARRCSGSKKSKGHECPFCFKVFRSGQALGGHKRSHFVGGCEVKTVVLGQQEPDQSPPHEAEITALFDLNLPAPMEDEANDHFEYMAW; encoded by the coding sequence ATGGAGAAAGAAGATCAGAACAATCAGAAccagaaaaagaaatttgtgtGCAAGTTTTGCAGCAAAAGGTTCCCCTGTGGGAAGTCATTGGGTGGTCACATAAGAACCCATCTGAAGATTCTGAACAAAAAACCAGCTattcaaaaagaagaagaggaagaagatgatgaaattataGCCAACGCTGCTTCTAGGATTGTAAAATTTTCACCTTTAGATGGTGGGCATTCTGGGTATTCTCTCAGAGAAAACCCCAAGAAAACATGGAGGTTTTCGGATGCGGGCCCCAGTTTCCAGTTGCAGCAGGAGAAGGCGTGTAAAGTATGCGGCAAAGGGTTTCAGTCACTGAAAGCTCTGTGTGGTCACATGGCTTGTCACTCGGAGAAGGAGAAGCTGATGAACAAGCTTGAAGAAATCTCAGAGTTCGATGAGAAGCAGAAGCTGCTTGATGTAATGGACAGTCAGTCGGATACTGAGGCATCGGCTCTTCCGAGGCAGAGAAGGATTTCCAAAAGATTGAAGCAGCAGAATCTGGATGTTTACTCTTCTGTGGCAAATGGTGGTTCGTCATCTGGTGGTTCCGGAATCGAGCAAGAGCAGCAAGAAGTTGCTATTTGTTTGATGATGCTGTCACGCGATTCGGGTAGTAAAGGGGGTTTGAATTCGTTTGCTGAGTCTTCAGACAACAACTCTGTGGTTTTGGAGGCGAAATCATCGTCTATCGATGTGAGGATTAGTACTAAGAAAGGTATGAACCGTGCCTATAAAGTGAGTGATGTTATAGGGATGGAGAGAGCAAGAGAGAAAAAGTTCAACTGTGAGGAGATGGATGTTTCTGACAATTCTGATTCCGGGTATTTTAGACATGAACGACCTAAGAaagttgattcggaagtttCAGAAGATGGGTTTTTTAGGAATGGTGAATTTCACAAGGGTAGAGCAGAATTTGGATCCAGAATCGAGGGATATGAGTCCTATGATGTGAAATTAAGGAAGGGTTTTCGTGTCGAATCTGAATTGGGCAAGGATGTGTCAAATGCAGAAGATCGGAATCCTGATGAAGTGCATGGAGATAGAAGGACTTTGAAGTATGCATTGAGAAATACAACCAAGAATGGAACTTTTCACAGACCAATTGCTGATGATTCTTCCAATGTCGAACCCTGCAGAATTACACGAAAGAGCGGAAAATACAAGTGCTTGACATGTAACAAAACGTTCCATTCTCACAGGGCTCTTGGGACGCACAGAGCAAGTCACACAAAGACCACTGCTTACTCTGAGTCCCTCTATGAGAGTGGGGAAAACAGCATGGACACCGATCCCTCTCCAATTCCGACACCCGAAAGCAGCAAGCTTGCTGAGCAGCATTGCAGTGGGAAGAAACCAATGTATGATCAGGACTTCAGTGGCAGTGCAAGGAGATGTTCAGGGTCCAAGAAAAGCAAGGGGCATGAGTGTCCCTTCTGCTTCAAGGTTTTCAGGTCAGGCCAGGCTTTGGGCGGTCACAAAAGGTCACATTTTGTTGGGGGATGTGAAGTCAAAACTGTGGTACTTGGGCAGCAAGAACCTGATCAATCCCCTCCTCATGAGGCTGAAATCACAGCACTATTTGATCTCAATCTTCCAGCTCCAATGGAGGATGAAGCAAATGACCATTTTGAATACATGGCATGGTAG